ACGGCACCGAGCAGCAAGAGTGCGGCGGCGAGAATGAACCAGACGATGGGAGGTGTCTTCTTCATGCGGAAGCAGCGGCGTCACGGTAGATACCGAGAAGGGATAGGGCGTAATTTTTCCACGTGTAGGCAGCAGCATTCCGTAGCCCAGCGGCAATAAGCCGGGAACGGGTGGTTTGATCGGTCATCGCTTGTTCGAGCAGCACGGCGAGTTGTTCGTGGTCGGCAGGTACGTGGTAGAGGGCACCGTCGGCACCGACTTCCCGCATGCAGGAGGCGTCGGAGAGCACGCAGGGCAGTTCGCAGGCTTGGGCTTCGAGGGTGGGCCGACCAAAACCTTCGTAGAAGCTGGCAAATGATAGCGCGTGGCAGAGTGTGCAAGCGGCGGCGACTTGCGGTGGAGTGAGGACGCCGAGGTCGATGACATCTTGCTGCATGCCGAGGGAGTCGATGAGCGCACGAGTCTCACTTTGCAGTAGCGGTGGGCCGACTTTGACAAGTTTCACGGGTAGATGGTGCTCAGTTTTGAGCAGGTGGAGGGCACGTACGACCGTAGGAAGATTTTTACGCTCAATGTTGGAGCCGATGTTGAGCACGAGGAGATGATCCGAACGCAGGGCGGCAAGTGCGGGCAAAAAATGCGTGGCACTTTCTATGGTGGTAGATCGAAAAACATCATGATCGACAGCTCCTGGTAGTGCGGCGACTTGGTGCGCTGGAAGCTGAAGGTAGTGGCGCACCTCTTCGCTGAGGTGTTTGCTTACGGTGATGATCTTGGCCGCATGACGCATGGTTCCAATGCGCTTTTTCCAGCGAGCAAGTGAACGCGGAGGCAACTCAGGGCGGACGTGGTGGTGTAGATCATTACAATTGATGACGCAGGGTGAGTGAGCTGCGCAAAGATGGCCGTAGCTGTGATCGGCGATGTGTAGCAAGGTGCCGCGTGGGAGGGTGGCTGAGCGTGCGCGGATGAGGCGCGGATAGAGCATGTCACGCAGCAAGGGGCGGACGAGCGGGAGCCTGGAACCGTGTTCTGGAGGCTGGAGGATGGTGATGGAGACCTCTGGGGCATGGGCTCGCAACGCTTCAAGGATGTTTTGCTGCTGGAGATCGATGCTGATCCAGCCCTCCGAGCGGAGCACGGGAGCGAAGAGAATTTGGAGTTCGTTGTTCACGAATAAAACTCAGTGAGTAAAGTGCTGCCGCATCCATTCCCAAATAAGCTGCCCCGCGGCGATGCGCGGAAAGCTCCTCCCCACGAAGACGTGCCGAGTGGGCCATTCTGCCGGCGCATCTCAGGATCGAAAAGTGCGAGCATGCTTTGCGCAAAAGTAGCCGTGTCCTGGGGATCTATGACAAAGCCGGCGTTGTGTCCTCGACGATGGCCGCGGCTGATCCTGCATATTTACTAATGATCAGCGGGAGGCCGAGGCAGGCTGCCTCATGTGTGACGGCAGCATAAGCATCCTGGCGGGTGGGAAGCACGAAGACATCGGCACTACGAACGGCGTCCCGCAGTGCAACGCCACTGAGAAAGCCGGTGAATTCGATTTCGAGACCCGCTGCAAGTGTGCGCAAAGTTTGCTCATCACCTTTGCCTATGATGCGTATTCGAAAAGGCTGTGAGGTGAGTTCACGCAATCGCTGTGCGGCTTTGAAAAGTAAATCGAGGCCTTTACGCGGTACCAGGTGGCCCATGAAAACGAAGGTGAGCGCAGAATTCGAAGGATGTGAGTCCGCAGGCGTAAAAACACGGCTATCAACGGCATGAAAGGCACTAATAACAGGTGCACCGGTGCGCGATAGCGGCTGACATGCGGCGGGGCAGTTGGCGATGTGTCCACTGACGAATTTCCCCCAAAATGCATGCCAGATACGGACACTGAGACTGAATATTTGGGCATTGCTGAGGCCGATTTCGGAGGAAACAACTACGGGAATTTTCTTGCGAAGTGAGTAGATGAGCCCAGTGAGAGTAAAGGGACTGTATTCGTGCATCCAAATGAGGTCTGGGCACTGATTTGCAATGCTGCGCCAAAGTTGACTGGATGGCAGGCGTGAAGCAACGGCTTCGTTTTTCCAGTGGCTCCAGAGTGAGGATGAAATAGCTTGGCTCT
This genomic stretch from Verrucomicrobiaceae bacterium harbors:
- a CDS encoding glycosyltransferase family 4 protein, giving the protein MKSPRILQLIRPRAPYLKAQQDAFASSLPVGGRFIILSPLQDQPTPADSMPCGPNIDTLTVESQAISSSLWSHWKNEAVASRLPSSQLWRSIANQCPDLIWMHEYSPFTLTGLIYSLRKKIPVVVSSEIGLSNAQIFSLSVRIWHAFWGKFVSGHIANCPAACQPLSRTGAPVISAFHAVDSRVFTPADSHPSNSALTFVFMGHLVPRKGLDLLFKAAQRLRELTSQPFRIRIIGKGDEQTLRTLAAGLEIEFTGFLSGVALRDAVRSADVFVLPTRQDAYAAVTHEAACLGLPLIISKYAGSAAAIVEDTTPALS
- a CDS encoding glycosyltransferase family 4 protein, encoding MNNELQILFAPVLRSEGWISIDLQQQNILEALRAHAPEVSITILQPPEHGSRLPLVRPLLRDMLYPRLIRARSATLPRGTLLHIADHSYGHLCAAHSPCVINCNDLHHHVRPELPPRSLARWKKRIGTMRHAAKIITVSKHLSEEVRHYLQLPAHQVAALPGAVDHDVFRSTTIESATHFLPALAALRSDHLLVLNIGSNIERKNLPTVVRALHLLKTEHHLPVKLVKVGPPLLQSETRALIDSLGMQQDVIDLGVLTPPQVAAACTLCHALSFASFYEGFGRPTLEAQACELPCVLSDASCMREVGADGALYHVPADHEQLAVLLEQAMTDQTTRSRLIAAGLRNAAAYTWKNYALSLLGIYRDAAASA